The DNA segment TGCTGATTACAGTGCAGAAAGAATCTGAAGATCTGGAAGCCTACTCCACAGACAGCAGCAGCCTAGACCAGGAATCTATCTGCAAACTGATGGAGAAGTATCTGCAGGAAAACTATTGCAATGATATTTCCTTTCAAGTCCTGAGTGACCGTTTTGGTTTTACTCCTGAATATCTTACCAAAAACTTCAAGAAATACACAGGAGAAACTCCATCCAAGTATCTGACCAGATTAAGGATGAACGAGGCAAAACATCTGCTCCTGGGAAATCCGGAACTTGAAATACAGAAAATCGGGGAACTTGTCGGCTATAAGGATGCCTTCTACTTCAGCCGTGCCTTCAAAAGTTATACTGGAATGCGGCCCAGTGAATTCCGCAGTAATTTCAAAGTAAAAGGCAATCCTACTTCAATTGACACTTAGGGCTTCTTTTCCTTATCCTCAACTAAGTATAATGGAACTCCGTTTTTTGAAATGCCTGTAAGAAGCACTTACAATTTACACTATCATTTTACTGTTAAACCTTTACAATTTCGCAAGTCCATGATATTGTATAGATAAAGAAATAACCATCCAAGGCGATTTAGCCTAGTTAAGTAGAAGATCCACCCAACTCGTCAAAGTTTAGGGGGTGGATTTTCTATGTATCTAATGACTAATCATATACATCCAGTAGATGTCATTTCTTGTTTGAGTCTAACATATAATATTCGAAATGACAACTAGTAAATGTCAATTTGGAGGATATTATGTTTAAGAATCTATCTAAAGATGGTAAACGAAATATATGTGGGAAGAAAATTAGAGAAATAAGAAAGAATCTTCCTAAGAAAACCTCACAAAACTATTTATCATCTATGTTGCAGATAAACGGCCTGGATATCGATAAAAATGCAATTCAGCAAATCGAAAGCGGTCAGAGATTTGTTACTGATATCGAATTGAAGGCAATTGCAAAAGCCCTAGATGTAAGCTATGAAGAGCTGCTGGATTATGATGAATAATCTATTCGCAATCAATATTTGAATCTATATGTAAGTGCTTCAAAAGATGACGTCGTGTAATTCTACCGCAATGCTGCTATCTAAACCTATCATTTCTTGAGGCATTTTTTATGCTTATGAATCAACCTACATTCTTCTGGCAATTCTTTTGACCAGGGCAGGTATTTATCCAGTATCTCTGGATGATTCAGATAGTCGTTATTGGGCATGCTTTCCAGGATGTATTTCAGGTATTCATAAACATCCAGATCATTGGCCCTGGCGGACTCTACTAATGTATAGAGAACGGCATTGGCCGTTGCACCTTTAGGTGTGTCTGCAAAAAGCCATGCACGTCTTGCTGTGGCAAAAGGTTTTATATTTGCCTCGCATAAATTATTCGAGATTGGCAGCCTGCCATCTTCTAAAAATGTTTCTAGATATTTTTTCTGGTTTTTAGAGTATCCCAGCGCAGTTGTCAGTTTTTCATTCGTAGTAGAAAGAGCCGCTGTTTCTTCCACTCACGACCAAAAGGCATCAAGGATGGGACGTGACGCATCCTGACGCTTCTGTTTCTTTTCTTCATAAGGCAGATCCTTAATCTCTTTCTCAACTTTAAAGAGAAGATTGATGAACTCCCTGCCTTCCGCTCCCTTGGACCCGGGGATTTCCTTCCCTTGATTATCCAACGGGATGCTTTCTATATAGTAACGCCGGCAATGGGACCAGCATAAATTTCTTTTGATGTCTTCCACCTTTTCATACCCTATGTATGCATCCGTGGTCAGATATCCGTGAAATCCCCCTAATAGGTCTTTTGCAACGTCACCGCTTCTGGTGCGGGAGTAATGGAAGAAGGCGGCCTGAATGTCTTCACAGGCACCGCTGCGAATTACCCACATATAGGACTCGCTGCTTGCCTTTTTCCCCATTTCCTTATTACACTGGATTCGGGTTTCGTCCATGTGCAGGATCTGGCAGTTCAACAGCACCTCATGAATCCTGTTATAAATGGGGGTCAGCCATTCCTCGCTGCAGCGAATGGTCCAATTGGCCATGTTTCCTCTTGGCAACACCAATCCCATCCGATACCAGTCCTTCTCCTGGCGGGCAAACGGCTCGAGGGTCAGAAGACACCTTTACCAGAAACAAGCGCTGTATCAAAGACAAAGGATTGGGGTGATGATAAAGACCTGCTGGGATGGTTGAATTCTCTGGGACGTTGAATTATGTAAAGGGAAGAGGATTGAAAGACCTTATTTATTAGGAATATCCTCCTTCCCTTGTCATAATATCTTGCTTGTCATTATGGATATTATGTAAAGCTTGTCATAATATGCACTGTATTGTTTCTGGTGGAGGGTTGACCGTAAACCA comes from the Blautia liquoris genome and includes:
- a CDS encoding response regulator transcription factor, with the translated sequence MNQSYNYLVAEDESLIRRNLIKKIASLDLPLHLAGEASNGMDAILLADKFCPELVITDIRMPQCDGLEVAAYLQRNHPDVKIIIISGFDDFSYAQSAIRYGVKDYLLKPIKLETLSESLHKLLITVQKESEDLEAYSTDSSSLDQESICKLMEKYLQENYCNDISFQVLSDRFGFTPEYLTKNFKKYTGETPSKYLTRLRMNEAKHLLLGNPELEIQKIGELVGYKDAFYFSRAFKSYTGMRPSEFRSNFKVKGNPTSIDT
- a CDS encoding helix-turn-helix domain-containing protein, whose protein sequence is MFKNLSKDGKRNICGKKIREIRKNLPKKTSQNYLSSMLQINGLDIDKNAIQQIESGQRFVTDIELKAIAKALDVSYEELLDYDE
- a CDS encoding transposase domain-containing protein yields the protein MKPFATARRAWLFADTPKGATANAVLYTLVESARANDLDVYEYLKYILESMPNNDYLNHPEILDKYLPWSKELPEECRLIHKHKKCLKK